One region of Quercus lobata isolate SW786 chromosome 2, ValleyOak3.0 Primary Assembly, whole genome shotgun sequence genomic DNA includes:
- the LOC115974229 gene encoding serine carboxypeptidase II-3-like isoform X2, which produces MKHLFLTSFLILLSFHHLVFPIFCNSSQTDNLFKLLKSRKSQNPPNTELWVGLDNDDGDFSPVYIGPQDGLKKADKINALPGQPKGVDFDQYAGYITIDPKPGRALFYYFVESPQNSATKPLVLWLNGGPGCSSLGYGAMEELGPFRVNSDGKTLFRNDYAWNSVANVIFLESPAGVGFSYSNTSSDYIKSGDTKTAEDSYTFLVNWLERFPQYKNRDFFIAGESYAGHYVPQLAHTILSKNKNKNQTVINLKGIAIGNAWIDDNTGQVGMYDYFWTHALNSDETNAGIHKYCNLVSDNFPSQCDDYQTRGDLETGDIDIYNIYAPICKNAKPKSGQSGSVHNFDPCSDYYVGTYLNLAEVQTALHAKATEWEACSGYAWTDSPTTILPTINHLISSGISVWIYRLCADVCNYVRQTLIWI; this is translated from the exons ATGAAGCATTTATTTCTCACAAGCTTTCTTATTCTCCTCTCTTTTCACCATTTGGTTTTTCCCATCTTTTGCAACTCTAGCCAAACTGACAACCTTTTCAAGTTGCTTAAATCTCGAAAATCCCAAAATCCTCCAAATACTGAACTATGGGTTGGATTAGACAACGATGATGGCGATTTTTCTCCAGTGTATATTGGACCCCAAGATGGGTTGAAGAAAGCTGACAAGATCAATGCCTTGCCAGGACAACCAAAAGGAGTGGATTTCGATCAGTATGCTGGCTATATTACTATAGACCCGAAACCCGGGAGAGCACTGTTCTATTACTTTGTGGAGTCACCTCAAAATTCTGCAACCAAGCCTCTAGTCTTGTGGTTAAATGGAG GCCCAGGATGCTCTTCTCTTGGATATGGAGCCATGGAGGAACTGGGACCTTTCAGAGTCAACAGTGATGGAAAAACATTATTCCGAAATGATTACGCATGGAACTCCG TGGCAAATGTTATCTTTTTGGAGTCCCCAGCGGGAGTTGGGTTTTCATATTCAAACACGTCCTCAGATTACATCAAAAGCGGTGACACAAAAACAGCGGAGGACTCTTACACTTTTCTTGTGAACTGGCTTGAGAGATTCCCCCAATATAAAAACAGAGATTTCTTTATAGCTGGAGAAAGCTATGCAGGTCATTATGTACCTCAACTTGCTCACACAATTCTCTcaaagaacaagaacaaaaaccaaacagTAATCAACCTCAAAGGCATTGCA ATTGGGAATGCTTGGATAGATGATAATACTGGTCAAGTGGGCATGTATGATTATTTTTGGACACATGCTTTAAACTCCGACGAAACTAATGCAGGAATTCATAAGTACTGCAACTTGGTTTCGGATAATTTCCCAAGCCAGTGTGATGATTACCAAACACGAGGAGATTTAGAAACCGGAGATATTGATATTTATAACATATATGCTCCAATttgcaaaaatgcaaaacccaAGTCAGGCCAAAGCGGTTCT GTCCACAATTTTGATCCTTGCTCCGACTATTATGTCGGTACTTATCTAAATCTTGCCGAGGTGCAAACAGCTCTTCATGCAAAAGCTACAGAATGGGAAGCTTGCAG TGGTTATGCATGGACAGACAGCCCAACGACAATTCTGCCCACTATAAATCATCTCATATCAAGTGGAATTAGTGTATGGATATACAG GCTGTGTGCGGATGTGTGCAACTATGTGCGACAAACATTAATTTGGATATAA
- the LOC115974229 gene encoding serine carboxypeptidase II-3-like isoform X1, translated as MKHLFLTSFLILLSFHHLVFPIFCNSSQTDNLFKLLKSRKSQNPPNTELWVGLDNDDGDFSPVYIGPQDGLKKADKINALPGQPKGVDFDQYAGYITIDPKPGRALFYYFVESPQNSATKPLVLWLNGGPGCSSLGYGAMEELGPFRVNSDGKTLFRNDYAWNSVANVIFLESPAGVGFSYSNTSSDYIKSGDTKTAEDSYTFLVNWLERFPQYKNRDFFIAGESYAGHYVPQLAHTILSKNKNKNQTVINLKGIAIGNAWIDDNTGQVGMYDYFWTHALNSDETNAGIHKYCNLVSDNFPSQCDDYQTRGDLETGDIDIYNIYAPICKNAKPKSGQSGSVHNFDPCSDYYVGTYLNLAEVQTALHAKATEWEACSGYAWTDSPTTILPTINHLISSGISVWIYSGDIDGRVPVTTSRYAINALKLPVTTNWRPWYSDNEVGGYVVGYKGLTFATVRGAGHEVPSYQPERALTMISSFLTGKLPPME; from the exons ATGAAGCATTTATTTCTCACAAGCTTTCTTATTCTCCTCTCTTTTCACCATTTGGTTTTTCCCATCTTTTGCAACTCTAGCCAAACTGACAACCTTTTCAAGTTGCTTAAATCTCGAAAATCCCAAAATCCTCCAAATACTGAACTATGGGTTGGATTAGACAACGATGATGGCGATTTTTCTCCAGTGTATATTGGACCCCAAGATGGGTTGAAGAAAGCTGACAAGATCAATGCCTTGCCAGGACAACCAAAAGGAGTGGATTTCGATCAGTATGCTGGCTATATTACTATAGACCCGAAACCCGGGAGAGCACTGTTCTATTACTTTGTGGAGTCACCTCAAAATTCTGCAACCAAGCCTCTAGTCTTGTGGTTAAATGGAG GCCCAGGATGCTCTTCTCTTGGATATGGAGCCATGGAGGAACTGGGACCTTTCAGAGTCAACAGTGATGGAAAAACATTATTCCGAAATGATTACGCATGGAACTCCG TGGCAAATGTTATCTTTTTGGAGTCCCCAGCGGGAGTTGGGTTTTCATATTCAAACACGTCCTCAGATTACATCAAAAGCGGTGACACAAAAACAGCGGAGGACTCTTACACTTTTCTTGTGAACTGGCTTGAGAGATTCCCCCAATATAAAAACAGAGATTTCTTTATAGCTGGAGAAAGCTATGCAGGTCATTATGTACCTCAACTTGCTCACACAATTCTCTcaaagaacaagaacaaaaaccaaacagTAATCAACCTCAAAGGCATTGCA ATTGGGAATGCTTGGATAGATGATAATACTGGTCAAGTGGGCATGTATGATTATTTTTGGACACATGCTTTAAACTCCGACGAAACTAATGCAGGAATTCATAAGTACTGCAACTTGGTTTCGGATAATTTCCCAAGCCAGTGTGATGATTACCAAACACGAGGAGATTTAGAAACCGGAGATATTGATATTTATAACATATATGCTCCAATttgcaaaaatgcaaaacccaAGTCAGGCCAAAGCGGTTCT GTCCACAATTTTGATCCTTGCTCCGACTATTATGTCGGTACTTATCTAAATCTTGCCGAGGTGCAAACAGCTCTTCATGCAAAAGCTACAGAATGGGAAGCTTGCAG TGGTTATGCATGGACAGACAGCCCAACGACAATTCTGCCCACTATAAATCATCTCATATCAAGTGGAATTAGTGTATGGATATACAG TGGCGACATAGATGGCCGAGTTCCAGTAACCACCTCTAGGTACGCCATAAACGCACTAAAACTACCAGTCACTACTAATTGGCGCCCATGGTATTCTGACAATGAG GTTGGAGGATATGTGGTTGGGTACAAAGGATTGACATTCGCCACAGTAAGGGGAGCTGGGCATGAAGTTCCAAGCTACCAACCGGAACGAGCACTGACCATGATCTCATCTTTCCTTACAGGGAAACTTCCCCCAATGGAATAA